AAGGCGGCGTGCCAGTCCGGTGCAGGATGCACAAATACGGCTGGCCTGCCGACACGAAGGCGGCGTGCCAGTCCGGTGCAGGATGCACAAATACGGCTGGCCTGCCGACACGAAGGCGGCAGGGTCATGCAGATGCACACGATCCGCCGCCCGGCGGATTTTCATTTTTCCGGAGAACCCCATGCTCGACATGTTCACCATTGCCACCGTGTGGCTCGCCCTTGCCGTGCTCTCGACGATACTTGCCAACCGGTTGAAAATCTCCATGGCCCTCATGGAGATATGCGTGGGCGCCGCGGCAGGGTACGCCGCCGCGCGCTTCCTGGACCCCGATATCCTCAGGCCGAATGCGGACTGGTTGAAATTCGTCGCGGGCTCCGGGGCAGTGCTGCTCACCTTCCTCGCGGGGATGGAGCTGGACCCCGCGTCCCTGCGGGAAAAATCCAGGGAGATTTCCCTCGTGGGAACCATTGGCTTTTTCGCCCCGTTCCTCGGCTGCGCGGCGATCGCACATTACCTCCTGGGATGGGACACGCGGGCGAGCCTGCTTGCGGGGGTCGCGCTGGCTGCCACCTCCATGGCGGTGATCTACTCGGTCATGATCGAGTACGGGTTCAACAAGACCAGCTACGGAAAGGGCATAATCGGTGCAAGCTTCGTCAATGATATAGGATCGGTGATCGCGCTCTCGCTCATTTTCGCGCCCCTGGATCACAGGATGCTCGTCTTCGCGCTCGCATCGGCGGCGGCGTTTCTCGTCCTCCCCCGCGTGACGCGCAGGCTCATCAGGATTTACGGCTACGGGACCGCGGCGATACGCACCAAGTGGGTGCTTTTCATCGTGTTCGGCATGGGCGCGCTGGCGCTGTGGGCGGGGAGCGAGGCCGTGCTTCCCGCGTACATCGCCGGGATGGTGCTGTCGGCGACCATCAAGAAGGACGAGCTCTTCGTCCGAAGGCTTCGCACGCTCACGATAGGCTTCCTCACGCCATTCTACTTTCTGCGCGCGGGCGCGCTCGTCTCCCTGCCCGCGGTCGCTGCCGCACCGGGGGTGTTCCTCGCGCTCCTCGCCGGGAAGATCATCTCCAAGGTGTTCTGCCTCTATCCCGTGATCGGGATATTCAAGGAGAGCGCGCGTGAGCGCTGGTACTACACGCTGCTCATGTCGACCGGGCTCACCTTCGGCACGATAAGTGCGCTGTACGGACTGACGCACGGCATCGTCACTGCGGAACAGTATTCGCTGCTGGTCGCGGTGATCATCGGGAGCGCGGTAATCCCCACCCTCGTCGCAAACGCGGCATTCCTGCCGGAGCACCTCCTCGAAGCGCCGGTGGCCGACGAGGAGATGGCGCAGATGGAGACCATTTCCGCGGAAGGCCCGGGATTGGACATCGAGGCGTATCTGAAAGGACCGGCCTCGGAACGTTAGGTAAGCTTATGCATAAGCAGTTCACGGACGCCTGCGGCGCCGATATCAAGGCGAACTGCAAGGCAAAACTCAACCTCGACTGACGCCGCCTAGTGACGCGCACCGCCTTCCGCGAAGCTGAACGTGCGAAAGGTGGACACGCGCGCCCCCTGCCGCCACATGTAGTCGGGAAGCC
Above is a window of Spirochaetota bacterium DNA encoding:
- a CDS encoding cation:proton antiporter; this translates as MLDMFTIATVWLALAVLSTILANRLKISMALMEICVGAAAGYAAARFLDPDILRPNADWLKFVAGSGAVLLTFLAGMELDPASLREKSREISLVGTIGFFAPFLGCAAIAHYLLGWDTRASLLAGVALAATSMAVIYSVMIEYGFNKTSYGKGIIGASFVNDIGSVIALSLIFAPLDHRMLVFALASAAAFLVLPRVTRRLIRIYGYGTAAIRTKWVLFIVFGMGALALWAGSEAVLPAYIAGMVLSATIKKDELFVRRLRTLTIGFLTPFYFLRAGALVSLPAVAAAPGVFLALLAGKIISKVFCLYPVIGIFKESARERWYYTLLMSTGLTFGTISALYGLTHGIVTAEQYSLLVAVIIGSAVIPTLVANAAFLPEHLLEAPVADEEMAQMETISAEGPGLDIEAYLKGPASER